CGGGGGCAAGGAGCTTCATGAAGAGTTCGCTTGCCAAGACTGGTTGCATGACGTCATgccttttttccttgtttttataCCTACATGTCATAACGACGGTAGTTCATAATGATAATGATTCGCTGGAAGTTTGTCCTAATCAACATCGCTCCTTCCTATACCAGTAAAGTTTTCCGTGGCTCTTTGTTCACAGAATTTATCGCCGATTTTTTGCAGCCCTTCCGAGGCACGGACCTCGCATCGAGGGAGCCAGAAGGCGATACAGAGCCGCCGAAACGGTCAACCTGAACTGCACGTCAGGAAAATCAAAACCGGCCCCGGTCCTTCGGTGGTTCATCAACGGAGCCTTGGTGACCGACTCCAAAAGTCAAAGCGATATCACGACCGTCAGGCACTCCGACGGCTTCGAAACTGTATCCAGGCGGTTGCAGTTTGTAGGTGACGGAAGACCTCTTCGATCAGAGCGAGGACATCAAAGTGAAATGCGAAGTAAGTGTTCCCAGTGTGTACGTGATGAGCGACGAAAAAGTGCTACTGGAAAAACCGCAGGACGGCCCCGTCGACGCAAGAGACGTGGACGACGACTGTCTGTCCAAGGTCCTTTCCTTCATCACACGACTTTGGATGAGAGAATACGAGGGGGAGGACTGACAAAAACAGGACTATGAAACGTGACCCTTCATTCATGGACAATCCAGTGTCTCCAATCGAAGATATTCTACCACAACCTAAGAATATACgtaagctcccccccccccccacagccgTCGCAGTCCTACCCAAAGAACAATTGCATAAATGGCCCTTTCAATAGCATTTGCTTATTTTCGTGATTTCAAGCACCTTTCGCACAAAGTATGCAGGTGACTTCATTATACGGACCCACATGTtcatgtcgctggttttaggtcaaATACTTGGACTTCCTGCCGAATTTCAGAAAAGACTCATGCATGACTGTTCAGCCAAACGCTATATTTTAAGCAGGTATGTCGAACTTTTGATTCTTAATATCGTAGTATATACATTAGCAACGAAAAAGTACTTACTGTTTGtacggaaaccacctagcacgacgCTCTGGCACAGACGAATGGCAGACGTACACCGCACTTCTGGAACCGAGTGCAGTGACGTTGCGTGAAATATGAGTGGTTTTTCAATGCCCGCAGGCAATGGGATTCCGAGAAGTGTGAAATAAAATACGTGACTGcactcatgcgctaccgtattgCGGCGCTCTCAACGCCTCAGTCTTGTCAACCATGCACACTTCGAGCCAAACAACCATGCGCGCGGACCGTAAAGCTATCGCTTATCAGGGACCACGGCGCTTCGTTGCCGCGTGTCGCCGTCAAAAAAATGCTGACGCGCCTTGGACGTTCTGTGAAACAGATGCCTAGAcccgcggccgctcatttcgcctcGCCACGGTCCGCGCGCACGGTTTTGAAAAACCCTATATATCCTGGCATTAACGGAAACTGTAGCTGGGATAATATGAAATAACAAACTCCCCTCGCATTACCAGCGTAGCAGATCACCTTCAGCCACCGAATAAAATCTTTGCCCACGCCCCTGCTTCTTATATATCTTGAACTTTCCTCAATTCCTACCGGAAGAAACACAAAGGGATCGAGGCACTAATGGCGGCGCGTGCAGTTTGCGAAATCCAGTGATTTCAGTGGACACGGCACCTGACTCTTCCAGGCAGCCACATTGGCTAACTGGACCACGTCAGAGACATGGTCAGAGAACACCCTCCGAGACGAATAGCTTCATTGGGCTCCTTCGGCAATTTTCGTGGTGACGGGACCTTCATCGCTGTTGCAAAAAGCACGTGCTGTCGCGCAACTGAACCTGCGCAAGGCGCATTCTCGTCGCCGAATGCCAACGTTGTGGATGTGCTTTTGTAACACCGAATTCGTGCAAAAGGCATTAACTAAACGAATAGCCGGCTTGCGTGTTTACAAAGACAAGACGTTACCAATGGCATATGCACTGCGGTACGGACATCGTACGGATGTCTCGAAGACTGCGCGCCACCGTGCTGCGCGCCCTTTGGTACCTTTGaatggcggtattttgtaagcattcctaaaacgaacggaggcggtccgtccgtttgagtcgcacgcgattggtcaatgtgagccgtgacgagcgccgcgacgaaATATGGCTCACagtgaccaatcgcgtgcgactcaaacggacggaccgcctccgtccgtgttaggaatgcttacaaaatacc
This window of the Rhipicephalus sanguineus isolate Rsan-2018 chromosome 2, BIME_Rsan_1.4, whole genome shotgun sequence genome carries:
- the LOC119382744 gene encoding uncharacterized protein LOC119382744, with the protein product MTSAEGSRLVRFASVHRVLQVLVVAGLMLRCSSALRLLKVKAPPTVLYGGVAKLDCQYDLESDSLYAAKWFKDGYEFYRYRPGVGVTTFPVQGVTVNNSESIGATVYLHNLTLQSSGLYNCEISAESPSFQTVIGVKQINVIALPRHGPRIEGARRRYRAAETVNLNCTSGKSKPAPVLRWFINGALVTDSKSQSDITTVRHSDGFETVSRRLQFVGDGRPLRSERGHQSEMRSKCSQCVRDERRKSATGKTAGRPRRRKRRGRRLSVQGPFLHHTTLDERIRGGGLTKTGL